The genomic window GGGCAATCTCCTGGAGATTGGTCGCGGGCGCCAAGGGCTTCCCGCGACTGTGGACTGCAAGGATCGACTCGCGGCCTTGGGCATCCGGGAGGTCGACGACGACGTGCCGATCGAAGCGTCCCGGGCGAAGCAGCGCCCGGTCGAGGATGTCGGGTCGGTTGGTTGCCGCGAGGAGGATGATCCCCTCGTTGGGGTCGAAGCCGTCCATCTCTACGAGCAACTGGTTGAGGGTCTGCTCCTGTTCGTCGTGCCCCATCGCGATCCTTACCCCCCGCTGACGTCCGATGGCATCGAGCTCATCGATGAAGATGATGCAGGGGGCACGGCCCTTCGCCTGCACAAAGAGGTCGCGTACACGCGAGGCGCCGACCCCGACGAACATCTCGACGAACTCGCTTCCGCTCAGGGAGAAGAAGGCGACATGGGCTTCTCCCGCGACCGCGCGGGCCAAAAGCGTCTTCCCCGTGCCCGGAGGGCCGATCAAGAGAACCCCCTTCGGGATCTTGGCTCCGAGCGCCCGGTACCGGCCGGGGCTCTTGAGAAAATCGACGACCTCCTGCAGCTCGATCTTCGCTTCCTGGCAGCCCGCGACATCCTCGAAGCTGACTCCGGTGCCCTCCTCGGCGACGAGGCGGGCTCGGCTCTTTCCTACATTGAGCAGGGAGTAACCCGCTCCACGCGTCATCCAGCGGCTCAGCCCAACCCAGATGAGAAAAAAGATTCCAATGGGAAGGATCCACGAAAAGATGAGCTGAGAGAGAAGGCTCGGCCGCACACTGGCGTAGGAGGCGTGCGCGCTCTGGAGCTCGGCGACGAGGTTGGGATCCTCGACCCGGACGGTCCGAAAGAGGGCGGCCTTGGGCTCCGGCTTGCCTTCCCCTTCCTTCTTCGTCGGAGGGGGGGCTGCCATCTTCCCCAGGATCTCGTCGGGCGTGATCGTGCACTCGAGGATCTCTTTCTTGGCGAGCTTGTCGAGAAAGGTACTGTAGGGAATCGTCGTGACCGTTGCGCGTTGCACGCTCTCCTGCCAGAGCCAGACGAGCAAAAGAGCGACCAGGACCTGGAGGAGGAGCTGCCAAGGAGCGTCGAAAAAGCCGCCCGGCCGTTTCTTGTCCTGCCCACTCTTTTGCGGAGAGAACGGGTTTCCCGCCGGGGGAGGAGTCCTCATGGAAAGAAGCTTTTCGCGCCAGGCGCTGATTGTCGAAGAAAAAGATGCGCGGATTGCCGCGCGGCGTCGACCTGGGAGGGCTTTTCGCGGGGGGTCAGGGTTGGCTCTTGGCCAGGAAGAAGCCGCGCTGGCGAGCGCTGATCGGGAGATGGAGCCGCTCCATCACCAGAAGCAGATCCTCCCAGACCTGT from Methylacidimicrobium sp. B4 includes these protein-coding regions:
- the ftsH gene encoding ATP-dependent zinc metalloprotease FtsH → MRTPPPAGNPFSPQKSGQDKKRPGGFFDAPWQLLLQVLVALLLVWLWQESVQRATVTTIPYSTFLDKLAKKEILECTITPDEILGKMAAPPPTKKEGEGKPEPKAALFRTVRVEDPNLVAELQSAHASYASVRPSLLSQLIFSWILPIGIFFLIWVGLSRWMTRGAGYSLLNVGKSRARLVAEEGTGVSFEDVAGCQEAKIELQEVVDFLKSPGRYRALGAKIPKGVLLIGPPGTGKTLLARAVAGEAHVAFFSLSGSEFVEMFVGVGASRVRDLFVQAKGRAPCIIFIDELDAIGRQRGVRIAMGHDEQEQTLNQLLVEMDGFDPNEGIILLAATNRPDILDRALLRPGRFDRHVVVDLPDAQGRESILAVHSRGKPLAPATNLQEIAQATSGFSGADLANLMNEAALLAARRQAHQIEQADLLEALEKVIAGPERRSLQLAEEEKHRVAYHEVGHALIAAVTPGADPVRKISIIPRGRAALGYTLQLPPAQQYLLTRTQLLAKIRCAMGGRAAEEVVFREVSTGAENDLEVATTLARQMVCLYGMSESVGLAHLVSSRPGMAEVPGVNGHVEYSGETARLVDQEVQRLLETAYREAKTILQDERKTLEEVTAELLKKETLGAEQFFALLPDSIKKPLATPP